One window from the genome of Lycium ferocissimum isolate CSIRO_LF1 unplaced genomic scaffold, AGI_CSIRO_Lferr_CH_V1 ctg9341, whole genome shotgun sequence encodes:
- the LOC132046088 gene encoding uncharacterized protein LOC132046088: MRGLYRGRQRQVGSHTAVIQKVEHTDEDISREKDPPKKGGLPSDTIPNPKNGGGGVDRVFSITTRSGKILQGADKKVVDLETIDEEDEVQSEAPIIVDENPTDKKVADIPEIVKDADNTSKAGCERALRPLTQLFKAKPPFPQRLDLLTKKKAVQHEIVSLNHTVSSIISTTTVQKKGDPGAFTILCSVGHHDFARLGMPKPTTMRLQMADRSIKRPVGLVDDVLVWVGDFMLPADFVILDCVVDRDIPIIMGIPFLATGRALMDSEKNEIKFRVNDEEVTFQAS, encoded by the exons ATGAGGGGACTTTATCGGGGCCGACAGAGACAGGTGGGTTCCCATACGGCGGTTATTCAAAAGGTTGAACACACGGATGAGGATATTTCTAGAGAGAAAGACCCTCCTAAAAAGGGAGGACTTCCGAGTGACACTATTCCAAATCCAAAGAATGGGGGAGGCGGTGTAGACCGTGTGTTTTCCATCACTActaggagtggtaaaatactccaaGGGGCTGATAAGAAGGTGGTTGATCTTGAGACAATAGATGAAGAGGATGAGGTGCAGTCTGAAGCAcccattattgttgatgagaatcCTACTGACAAGAAGGTTGCTGATATTCCAGAGATAGTGAAGGATGCTGATAACACGAGCAAAGCGGGCTGTGAAAGGGCTCTCCGCCCTTTGACTCAGCTGTTCAAAGCTAAACCTCCCTTTCCCCAGAGGTTg gacTTGCTGACCAAGAAGAAAGCGGTTCAACATGAAATCGTAAGTTTGAATCACACTGTGAGTTCCATCATCTCAACCACTACTGTTCAGAAAAAGGGAGATCCTGGGGCGTTCACCATTCTTTGTTCTGTGGGAcaccatgattttgctc GTTTGGGGATGCCAAAGCCAACTACTATGAGGTTACAAATGGCTGATAGGTCTATCAAAAGACCTGTTGGGTTGGTTGATGATGTACTTGTGTGGGTTGGTGATTTTATGTTGCCCGctgattttgtgattcttgactGTGTTGTTGATCGGGACATTCCTATTATTATGGGGATACCTTTCCTTGCTACAGGGAGAGCTTTGATGGAttcggagaaaaatgaaatcaagttccgaGTCAACGATGAAGAAGTGACTTTTCAGGCTAGCTAG